The following proteins are co-located in the Burkholderia sp. HI2500 genome:
- a CDS encoding ABCB family ABC transporter ATP-binding protein/permease, with product MRRFPASGEPAPASTGPRNDWQTIRSLLPYLTTYKWRVALALGCLIGAKVANLGVPVVMKRIVDHLSYVQQITAIGRAEQSAGIVLAGGVGLLVVAYALVRLSTSLFTELREILFSKVTESAVRQLALQVFRHLHGLSLRFHLERQTGGMSRDIERGTRGIQQLISYSLYSILPTLVEVGLVLGFFVVKYEAYYAYVTFAALVTYIVFTVKVTNWRTHFRRTMNELDSRANSRAIDSLINYETVKYFGNEEWEAQRYDENLKRYRKAAIRSQNSLSVLNFGQQAIIGTGLVFILWRATQGVLAGKLTLGDLVLINTFMLQLYIPLNFLGVVYRELKQSLTDMDRMFGLLSAAKEVADLPDARPLAVAGAQVRFEHVNFAYEPARQILHDVSFTIDAGTTTAVVGHSGSGKSTLSRLLFRFYDLDRQAGGAIRIDGQDIRDVTQDSLRASIGIVPQDTVLFNDSIYYNIAYGRPTATRDEVIAAARAAHIHDFIESLPKGYDTPVGERGLKLSGGEKQRVAIARTLLKNPPVLLFDEATSALDSRSERAIQHELDQIARHRTTLVIAHRLSTVVHAQQILVMDHGRIVERGTHDELVRADGLYAQMWALQQQRAAAGGEEAEAA from the coding sequence ATGCGCCGATTTCCTGCTTCCGGCGAGCCCGCGCCGGCTTCGACCGGGCCCCGCAACGACTGGCAAACCATCCGGTCGCTGCTGCCGTACCTGACCACCTACAAATGGCGCGTCGCGCTCGCGCTCGGCTGCCTGATCGGCGCGAAGGTCGCGAACCTCGGTGTGCCGGTCGTGATGAAGCGCATCGTCGACCACCTGTCCTACGTCCAGCAGATCACCGCGATCGGCCGCGCCGAACAGTCGGCCGGCATCGTGCTCGCGGGCGGCGTGGGGCTGCTGGTCGTCGCGTATGCGCTCGTGCGGCTGTCCACTTCACTGTTTACCGAACTGCGCGAGATCCTGTTCTCGAAGGTCACCGAGAGCGCGGTGCGCCAGCTCGCGTTGCAGGTGTTCCGGCACCTGCACGGGCTGTCGCTGCGGTTTCACCTGGAGCGCCAGACCGGCGGCATGTCGCGCGACATCGAGCGCGGCACGCGCGGCATCCAGCAGCTGATTTCGTATTCGCTGTACAGCATCCTGCCGACGCTCGTCGAGGTCGGGCTCGTGCTCGGCTTCTTCGTGGTCAAGTACGAGGCCTATTACGCGTACGTGACGTTCGCGGCGCTGGTCACCTACATCGTGTTCACGGTGAAGGTCACCAACTGGCGCACGCATTTCCGCCGCACGATGAACGAACTCGATTCGCGCGCGAACTCGCGGGCGATCGATTCGTTGATCAACTACGAGACGGTCAAGTATTTCGGCAACGAGGAGTGGGAAGCGCAGCGCTACGACGAGAACCTGAAGCGCTACCGGAAGGCCGCGATCCGTTCGCAGAATTCGCTGTCGGTGCTGAACTTCGGCCAGCAGGCGATCATCGGCACGGGGCTCGTGTTCATCCTGTGGCGCGCGACGCAGGGCGTGCTCGCGGGCAAGCTGACGCTCGGCGACCTGGTGCTGATCAACACGTTCATGCTGCAGCTGTACATTCCGCTCAACTTTCTCGGTGTCGTCTATCGCGAGCTGAAGCAGAGCCTGACCGACATGGATCGCATGTTCGGGCTGCTGTCGGCCGCGAAGGAAGTGGCCGATTTGCCCGATGCGCGGCCGCTCGCGGTGGCCGGCGCGCAGGTGCGCTTCGAGCACGTGAATTTCGCGTACGAGCCGGCGCGGCAGATCCTGCACGACGTGTCGTTCACGATCGATGCGGGCACGACGACCGCGGTGGTCGGCCACAGCGGCTCCGGGAAGTCGACACTGTCGCGGCTGCTGTTCCGCTTCTACGATCTCGACCGGCAGGCGGGCGGCGCGATCCGGATCGACGGCCAGGACATCCGCGACGTCACGCAGGACTCGCTGCGCGCGTCGATCGGGATCGTGCCGCAGGACACCGTGCTGTTCAACGACTCGATCTACTACAACATCGCGTACGGCCGGCCGACCGCGACCCGCGACGAGGTGATCGCGGCCGCGCGTGCTGCGCACATTCACGATTTCATCGAAAGTTTGCCGAAGGGTTATGACACGCCGGTCGGCGAGCGCGGGCTGAAGTTGTCGGGCGGCGAGAAGCAGCGCGTCGCGATCGCGCGCACGCTGTTGAAGAACCCGCCGGTGCTGCTGTTCGACGAAGCGACGTCGGCGCTCGATTCGCGCTCGGAGCGCGCGATCCAGCACGAACTCGACCAGATCGCGCGGCATCGCACGACGCTCGTGATCGCGCACCGGCTGTCGACGGTCGTGCACGCGCAGCAGATCCTGGTGATGGACCACGGGCGGATCGTCGAGCGCGGCACGCACGACGAACTCGTGCGCGCCGACGGGTTGTATGCGCAGATGTGGGCGCTGCAGCAGCAGCGCGCGGCGGCGGGCGGGGAAGAGGCGGAAGCCGCGTGA
- a CDS encoding acyl-CoA thioesterase, whose product MTDSTLELPQKQPALRVVPQPHDANVHGDVFGGWIMSQVDIAGSIPASQRANGRVATVAVNSFVFKQPVFVGDLLSFYATITRTGNTSITVDVEVYAQRMRLMGEVVKVTEATLTYVATGTDRKPRQLPPL is encoded by the coding sequence ATGACCGATTCGACCCTCGAACTCCCGCAAAAGCAGCCCGCGCTGCGCGTCGTCCCGCAACCGCACGACGCGAACGTCCACGGAGACGTATTCGGCGGCTGGATCATGTCGCAGGTCGACATCGCCGGCTCGATCCCCGCGAGCCAGCGCGCGAACGGTCGCGTCGCGACGGTCGCGGTCAATTCGTTCGTGTTCAAGCAGCCGGTGTTCGTCGGCGATCTGCTGAGCTTCTACGCGACCATCACGCGTACCGGCAACACGTCGATCACGGTCGACGTCGAGGTGTACGCGCAGCGCATGCGCCTGATGGGTGAAGTCGTGAAGGTCACCGAAGCGACGCTCACCTACGTCGCGACCGGCACTGACCGCAAGCCGCGGCAACTGCCGCCGCTCTGA
- a CDS encoding nitrate reductase associated protein, with product MGLSDAPLLFAFEHASSENFTYIPMIVRFNLDRFGLRISLEQWQLLPLEDRKLLARFPADEDTAIEPNFDHALFEMLRTHADLEPSWFQPDEQPAWRATDIVPESLVQQSALAGLMAPELAQWQRLAPFQRYVLVKLSRKPKLNHDFLPAMREFGLTATH from the coding sequence ATGGGACTCAGCGACGCTCCACTGCTATTCGCCTTCGAACACGCTTCGTCGGAAAACTTCACGTACATCCCGATGATCGTGCGTTTCAATCTCGACCGTTTCGGTCTGCGGATCTCATTGGAGCAGTGGCAGTTGCTGCCGCTCGAGGACCGCAAGCTGCTCGCGCGCTTTCCGGCCGACGAGGACACCGCGATCGAGCCCAACTTCGATCACGCGCTGTTCGAAATGCTGCGTACGCACGCGGACCTGGAGCCCTCGTGGTTCCAGCCGGACGAGCAGCCGGCCTGGCGCGCCACCGACATCGTGCCGGAGTCGCTCGTGCAGCAGAGCGCGCTGGCCGGGCTGATGGCGCCCGAGCTCGCGCAGTGGCAGCGGCTCGCGCCGTTCCAGCGCTACGTGCTGGTGAAGCTGTCGCGCAAGCCGAAGCTGAACCACGATTTCCTGCCCGCGATGCGGGAGTTCGGGCTGACGGCCACGCACTGA
- the fdhD gene encoding formate dehydrogenase accessory sulfurtransferase FdhD, giving the protein MLVNPTESGDLRDEPRGAIELSVRRTRGGAVETAHDYVGQEWPVALVFNGISHAVMMCTPCDLEAFAVGFAISEGIVARGSDIKDIEVILNADAPLPHAEVHLEVVQQAFAALKDRRRALAGRTGCGVCGIESIDLLDLAPERVPDTGFLARLAPDALTRAAQALPVHQALTRLTGGLHAAAWCDATGAIRMAFEDVGRHNALDKLIGSLVLSRADATDGFVFLSSRASYELVRKAARVGIPMVATISAPSSLAIEIAKAAGLRLVSFCRETGHVDYGTA; this is encoded by the coding sequence GTGCTCGTGAATCCGACCGAATCCGGCGACCTGCGCGACGAACCGCGCGGCGCGATCGAACTGTCCGTGCGCCGCACGCGCGGCGGCGCCGTCGAAACCGCACACGACTACGTCGGCCAGGAATGGCCCGTCGCACTCGTCTTCAACGGTATCTCGCATGCGGTGATGATGTGTACGCCGTGCGACCTCGAAGCATTCGCGGTCGGTTTCGCGATCTCGGAAGGGATCGTCGCGCGCGGCAGCGACATCAAGGACATCGAGGTGATCCTGAACGCCGACGCGCCGCTGCCGCATGCGGAAGTCCACCTGGAGGTCGTCCAGCAGGCGTTCGCCGCGCTGAAGGACCGGCGACGTGCGCTCGCGGGGCGTACCGGCTGCGGCGTCTGCGGGATCGAAAGCATCGACCTGCTCGACCTCGCGCCCGAACGCGTGCCCGATACGGGCTTTCTCGCACGCCTCGCCCCCGACGCGCTGACGCGTGCGGCGCAGGCGCTGCCGGTTCACCAGGCGCTCACGCGGCTCACGGGAGGCCTGCATGCGGCCGCGTGGTGCGACGCAACAGGCGCGATCCGGATGGCATTCGAGGACGTCGGCCGCCACAACGCACTCGACAAGCTGATCGGCTCGCTCGTGCTGTCGCGCGCCGACGCGACCGACGGCTTCGTGTTCCTGTCGAGCCGCGCGAGCTACGAGCTCGTGCGCAAGGCCGCACGGGTCGGCATCCCGATGGTGGCGACGATCTCCGCGCCGTCGTCGCTCGCGATCGAGATCGCGAAAGCGGCCGGCTTGCGGCTCGTCAGCTTCTGCCGCGAAACCGGCCACGTCGACTACGGCACGGCCTGA
- a CDS encoding enoyl-CoA hydratase has product MAEIQVERADGVMTITIARPAKKNALTAAMYQTMADALAEAQEDKAVRVILLRGGDGNFTSGNDLEDFLKSPPKDDTAPVFQFLARISSASKPIVAAVPGLAIGVGVTMLLHCDLVYAADTATFSLPFTQLGLCPEAASSALLPRLAGHQVAAEKLLLGEAFDALEAHRIGIVNRVLPAAELDAFAAKQAAKLAALPAASLRVTKALLKDTGGVATQARMAEEAGHFATMLRAPEAREAMTAFFEKRKPDFRQFD; this is encoded by the coding sequence GTGGCCGAAATTCAAGTGGAACGCGCCGATGGCGTGATGACGATCACGATCGCGCGCCCGGCGAAGAAGAACGCGCTGACGGCGGCGATGTACCAGACGATGGCCGACGCCCTCGCCGAAGCGCAGGAAGACAAGGCGGTTCGCGTGATCCTGCTGCGCGGTGGCGACGGCAATTTCACCTCGGGGAACGATCTCGAGGATTTCCTGAAGTCGCCGCCGAAGGACGACACCGCGCCGGTGTTCCAGTTTCTCGCACGGATCAGCAGCGCGAGCAAGCCGATCGTGGCCGCGGTGCCGGGCCTGGCGATCGGCGTCGGCGTGACGATGCTGCTGCACTGCGATCTGGTCTACGCGGCCGACACCGCGACGTTCTCGCTGCCGTTCACGCAGCTCGGGCTGTGCCCGGAAGCCGCGTCGAGCGCGCTGCTGCCGCGTCTGGCCGGCCATCAGGTCGCGGCCGAGAAGCTGCTGCTCGGCGAAGCGTTCGACGCGCTGGAAGCGCACCGGATCGGCATCGTCAACCGCGTGCTGCCGGCGGCCGAGCTCGACGCGTTCGCGGCGAAGCAGGCGGCAAAGCTCGCGGCGCTGCCGGCGGCATCGCTGCGTGTGACGAAGGCGCTGCTGAAGGATACGGGCGGGGTGGCGACGCAGGCGCGGATGGCAGAGGAAGCGGGTCACTTCGCTACGATGCTGCGCGCGCCGGAAGCGCGCGAGGCGATGACGGCGTTCTTTGAGAAGCGCAAGCCGGATTTCCGTCAGTTCGACTGA
- a CDS encoding acetyl-CoA C-acyltransferase, which translates to MSKQLQDAYIVAASRTPIGKAPRGVFKNTRPDELLVHALKSAVAQVPGFDTKLIEDAIIGCAIPEAEQGLNVARMGALLAGLPQTVGGVTVNRFCASGITALAMAADRIRVGESDAIFAGGCESMSMVPMMGNKPSMSPHIFDRNEDFGIAYGMGLTAERVAEQWKVSREDQDAFSVESHRKALAAQQAGEFNDEIAAYTITERFPNLATGEVDVKTREIKLDEGPRADTSIEGLAKLRTVFANKGSVTAGNSSQTSDGAGALLVVSEKVLKEFNLTPLARFVSFAVRGVPPEIMGIGPKEAIPAALKAAGLKQDDLDWIELNEAFAAQSLAVMRDLGLDPSKVNPMGGAIALGHPLGATGAIRAATVVHGLRRRNLKYGMVTMCVGTGMGAAGIIERL; encoded by the coding sequence ATGAGCAAACAATTGCAAGACGCATACATCGTCGCCGCCAGCCGCACGCCGATCGGCAAGGCCCCGCGCGGTGTCTTCAAGAACACGCGCCCGGACGAGCTGCTGGTCCACGCGCTGAAGTCGGCGGTGGCGCAGGTGCCCGGCTTCGACACGAAGCTGATCGAAGACGCGATCATCGGCTGTGCGATTCCGGAAGCCGAGCAGGGCCTGAACGTCGCGCGCATGGGCGCGCTGCTCGCAGGCCTGCCGCAGACGGTCGGCGGCGTGACGGTCAACCGCTTCTGCGCGTCGGGCATCACGGCGCTGGCGATGGCGGCCGACCGCATCCGCGTCGGCGAATCGGACGCGATCTTCGCGGGCGGCTGCGAATCGATGAGCATGGTGCCGATGATGGGCAACAAGCCGTCGATGTCGCCGCACATCTTCGATCGCAACGAAGACTTCGGCATCGCGTACGGGATGGGCCTGACGGCCGAGCGCGTCGCGGAGCAGTGGAAAGTGAGCCGCGAAGACCAGGACGCATTCTCGGTCGAGTCGCACCGCAAGGCGCTTGCCGCCCAGCAGGCCGGCGAGTTCAACGACGAGATCGCCGCGTACACGATCACCGAGCGTTTCCCGAACCTCGCGACCGGTGAAGTCGACGTGAAGACGCGCGAGATCAAGCTCGACGAAGGTCCGCGTGCGGATACGTCGATCGAAGGCCTCGCGAAGCTGCGCACGGTGTTCGCGAACAAGGGGTCGGTCACGGCCGGCAACAGCTCGCAGACGTCGGATGGCGCGGGCGCGCTGCTCGTCGTGTCGGAGAAGGTGCTCAAGGAATTCAACCTGACGCCGCTCGCACGCTTCGTGAGCTTCGCGGTGCGTGGCGTGCCGCCGGAAATCATGGGCATCGGCCCGAAGGAAGCGATTCCGGCCGCGCTGAAGGCTGCCGGCCTGAAGCAGGACGATCTCGACTGGATCGAGCTGAACGAAGCGTTCGCCGCGCAATCGCTGGCGGTGATGCGCGATCTCGGCCTCGACCCGTCGAAGGTCAACCCGATGGGCGGCGCGATCGCACTCGGCCACCCGCTCGGCGCGACCGGCGCGATCCGCGCGGCGACCGTCGTGCACGGCCTGCGTCGCCGCAACCTGAAGTACGGGATGGTCACGATGTGCGTCGGCACCGGCATGGGCGCCGCGGGCATCATCGAACGCCTGTAA